The following are from one region of the Muntiacus reevesi chromosome 3, mMunRee1.1, whole genome shotgun sequence genome:
- the PRR30 gene encoding proline-rich protein 30, with amino-acid sequence MLPPNKAQVLLRNTASPGRPPQGPSQTADSVFYNLQPQSRQQSLCSTQSSCSPPPRSHSAGSHLYSSDSNSDFVLHPCSSSLSNSPTFFHQNCLSLSPPCSSSPSRRLFPSATLTHSSSPSQPQNSSFPDSPCQSPFHLEDLPTSTLTSPSPSPPSRGVHSNGQAWHSHQYRKTRSPGEEGVCVASGKDPAEFKDPGALAQALVLRLGHRRIAHDLQLLLLQRLWLGQTDKAPVVEYPVCLVCLRLRTPSCPIPRYGIGPRLLAFPQLLPCTQGKESGPLRMGIGFGLRLPQGQAKALHLLPKRKPEEAGPQTKAAQASGCQAQAAQAPAALAQADLGPGTLSQNGSLRSVGRQSLNSTRHSESLTQTSGSPRDTLKGWLTGACPRPEPDISVKRPPASTAPQKDGVVCSHLKAENGIHAPGFRQPEAG; translated from the exons ATGTTGCCTCCAAACAAGGCCCAGGTGCTGCTACGGAACACAGCGTCCCCTGGGCGGCCCCCTCAGGGCCCCTCACAAACTGCAGACTCCGTTTTCTATAACCTACAACCTCAGTCTCGCCAACAATCACTCTGCTCCACCCAGTCATCTTGCTCTCCTCCCCCACGGTCCCACTCTGCGGGCTCCCATCTCTACTCTTCTGACTCAAATTCTGACTTTGTCCTACATCCCTGCTCTTCTTCTCTTTCAAATTCCCCCACTTTCTTTCATCAGAattgcctctctctctcccctccctgttCTTCCTCACCTTCCCGCCGGCTATTCCCCTCTGCTACCCTCACGCACTCCTCCTCGCCCTCTCAGCCACAGAACTCCTCTTTCCCCGACTCACCTTGCCAGTCGCCTTTCCACCTCGAAGATCTACCTACCTCCACTCTCACGTCCCCGAGCCCCAGCCCACCTTCTCGTGGGGTCCACTCTAACGGCCAGGCATGGCACTCGCATCAGTACaggaaaaccaggtctcctggggAAGAGGGGGTATGCGTGGCAAGCGGGAAGGACCCTGCAGAGTTCAAGGACCCAGGAGCCCTGGCCCAGGCCCTGGTGCTCCGTCTGGGGCACCGCCGTATCGCCCACGACTTGCAGCTACTGCTTTTGCAGCGCCTGTGGCTAGGCCAAACCGACAAGGCCCCGGTCGTGGAGTACCCTGTATGCCTGGTGTGTCTCCGGCTCCGCACCCCCTCTTGCCCCATCCCCAGGTACGGGATTGGACCCAGACTGCTTGCTTTCCCCCAGCTGCTGCCCTGTACCCAGGGCAAGGAATCCGGACCGCTCCGCATGGGCATTGGCTTTGGCCTCCGCCTGCCTCAGGGCCAGGCCAAGGCCCTACATCTGCTGCCAAAAAGAAAGCCGGAGGAAGCAGGGCCTCAGACCAAGGCTGCTCAGGCCAGTGGGTGTCAGGCCCAGGCAGCTCAAGCCCCAGCAGCTCTGGCCCAGGCAGATCTAGGCCCAGGCACCCTCTCCCAGAACGGGAGCCTCAGGTCTGTAGGCCGCCAGTCACTAAACTCCACGCGCCATTCAGAATCTCTAACTCAG ACCTCAGGGAGCCCCCGAGACACTCTGAAGGGCTGGCTGACTGGAG CCTGCCCCCGCCCCGAGCCAGACATTTCCGTGAAGCGGCCGCCCGCCTCCACCGCCCCGCAAAAAGATGGCGTAGTTTGCAGTCATCTGAAAGCTGAGAACGGAATTCACGCACCCGGGTTCCGCCAGCCCGAGGCCGGCTAG